The Streptomyces sp. NBC_01244 genome contains a region encoding:
- a CDS encoding IclR family transcriptional regulator: MTTTAESGGSGAPAAVKSAVRTVQLLEHFASRPGLHSLADIQSDLSLPKSSLYMLLRTLVNLGWVETDATGTRYGIGVRALLVGSSYIDGDEVVAAARPTLDRLSDDTTETIHLARLDGTSVVYLATRQSQHYLRPFTRVGRRLPVHSTALGKALLATHTDEEVRALLPRRLEAVTEHTITDRERLIEDLALVREQGYAVDREENTLGLRCFGVAVPYRTPARDAVSCSVPVARLTPGHERGIKAALFAARDRLSVVTRRM; the protein is encoded by the coding sequence ATGACCACCACAGCTGAGTCGGGGGGCTCGGGAGCGCCGGCGGCCGTCAAGTCGGCGGTACGCACGGTCCAGTTGCTGGAACACTTCGCTTCCCGGCCGGGGCTGCACAGCCTGGCCGACATCCAGAGCGATCTCTCCCTTCCCAAATCCAGCCTGTACATGCTGCTGCGCACCCTGGTGAACCTGGGCTGGGTGGAGACGGACGCGACGGGCACGCGGTACGGCATCGGCGTGCGGGCGCTGCTCGTCGGCAGCTCGTACATCGACGGGGACGAGGTGGTCGCGGCGGCGCGGCCCACCCTGGACCGGCTCTCCGACGACACGACGGAGACGATCCACCTGGCCCGGCTGGACGGGACGAGCGTGGTCTACCTGGCGACCCGGCAGTCCCAGCACTACCTGCGGCCCTTCACCCGCGTCGGGCGGCGGCTGCCGGTGCACTCGACGGCGCTCGGCAAGGCGCTGCTGGCCACGCACACGGACGAAGAGGTACGCGCACTGCTGCCGCGGCGGCTCGAAGCCGTCACCGAGCACACCATCACCGACCGGGAGCGGCTCATCGAGGACCTGGCACTGGTGCGGGAGCAGGGGTACGCGGTGGACCGGGAGGAGAACACGCTCGGACTGCGCTGCTTCGGGGTGGCGGTGCCGTACCGGACCCCGGCGCGGGACGCGGTGAGCTGTTCGGTGCCGGTGGCGCGGCTGACGCCGGGGCACGAACGGGGCATCAAGGCGGCGCTGTTCGCGGCGCGCGACCGGCTGTCGGTGGTGACGCGGCGGATGTAG
- a CDS encoding aldehyde dehydrogenase (NADP(+)) has protein sequence MAATPVWSVDPRTGKHREQVAVEATPREVDEAVRAAHAARGSLADAGRRAAFLRAAADLLDEAGSHVIEAADAETALGPGRLTGELARTTGQFRAFADAVDEGSYLDIRIDHADPTTTPPRPELRRYKVPLGVVAVYAASNFPLAFSVPGGDTASALAAGCPVVVKAHPDHPATSELCASLLRRAAVAAGLPAEVVAVVHGFDAGLELIRHPLVGAAGFTGSIRGGRALFDAAAARPVPIPFHGELGSLNPVVVTPAAAAERAEEIGGGLAGSVTLGVGQFCVKPGLVLVPEGADGDRLAGALTKAIGETEPGVLLDHRMRANFVAGVRERAALPGVDAPVTPGSGGEHTVGAGYLSVPARTLLEGGPYEVLLEECFGPVTVLARYAGQDEAAAVLGRLPGNLTATLQLSAAEADGGPGPAAELISQVTTLAGRVVVNGWPTGVAVAPAQHHGGPYPAATSHSTSVGGTAIERWLRPVAYQSVPDALLPAELREANPLNLPRRVTGG, from the coding sequence ATGGCAGCAACACCAGTCTGGAGTGTGGACCCCCGCACCGGGAAGCACCGCGAGCAGGTTGCGGTGGAGGCCACACCCCGGGAGGTGGACGAAGCCGTGCGCGCGGCCCACGCCGCCCGCGGCTCGCTGGCCGACGCCGGGAGGCGCGCCGCCTTCCTGCGGGCCGCCGCCGATCTGCTCGACGAGGCGGGCTCCCACGTCATCGAGGCCGCCGACGCCGAGACGGCGCTCGGCCCCGGCCGGCTCACCGGCGAGCTCGCCCGCACCACGGGCCAGTTCCGCGCCTTCGCCGACGCCGTGGACGAGGGCTCCTACCTCGACATCCGGATCGACCACGCCGATCCCACCACCACCCCGCCCCGCCCCGAACTGCGCCGCTACAAGGTGCCGCTGGGCGTGGTCGCGGTCTACGCCGCCTCCAACTTCCCCCTCGCCTTCTCCGTGCCCGGCGGCGACACCGCCAGCGCGTTGGCCGCGGGCTGCCCGGTCGTGGTCAAGGCGCACCCCGACCACCCGGCCACCTCCGAGCTGTGCGCCTCGCTGCTGCGCCGGGCCGCCGTCGCCGCCGGGCTGCCGGCCGAGGTCGTCGCCGTGGTCCACGGGTTCGACGCGGGCCTGGAGCTGATCCGGCACCCGCTGGTCGGCGCCGCCGGGTTCACCGGGTCCATCCGGGGCGGGCGGGCCCTGTTCGACGCCGCCGCGGCGCGGCCCGTACCGATCCCCTTCCACGGGGAACTGGGCTCCCTGAACCCGGTCGTGGTCACCCCGGCGGCCGCCGCCGAGCGCGCCGAGGAGATCGGCGGCGGGCTGGCCGGCTCGGTCACGCTCGGCGTCGGCCAGTTCTGCGTCAAGCCCGGCCTGGTCCTCGTACCCGAGGGCGCGGACGGGGACCGGCTCGCGGGCGCCCTGACCAAAGCGATCGGGGAGACCGAGCCCGGAGTGCTCCTCGACCACCGGATGCGGGCGAACTTCGTCGCCGGGGTCCGCGAACGCGCGGCGCTGCCCGGGGTCGACGCGCCCGTCACCCCCGGCTCCGGCGGCGAGCACACCGTCGGCGCGGGCTATCTCAGCGTGCCCGCGCGGACCCTGCTCGAGGGCGGGCCCTACGAGGTGCTCCTGGAGGAGTGCTTCGGCCCCGTCACCGTGCTGGCCCGGTACGCGGGCCAGGACGAGGCCGCCGCCGTGCTCGGGCGGCTCCCCGGGAACCTCACCGCGACCCTCCAGCTGTCGGCCGCCGAGGCGGACGGCGGCCCGGGTCCGGCGGCGGAGCTGATCTCCCAGGTCACGACGCTGGCGGGCCGGGTCGTGGTCAACGGCTGGCCGACCGGTGTGGCGGTGGCCCCGGCCCAGCACCACGGCGGCCCCTACCCGGCGGCGACCTCCCACTCCACCTCGGTCGGCGGCACCGCGATCGAGCGCTGGCTGCGCCCGGTGGCCTACCAGTCGGTCCCGGACGCCCTGCTCCCGGCGGAACTCCGCGAGGCCAACCCCCTGAACCTCCCGCGACGGGTCACGGGAGGCTAG
- a CDS encoding SHOCT domain-containing protein, with amino-acid sequence MRRRMGRPGLLGAMARTAVVAGTATAVSGRMQRGQAERSAQQQAAADAEQQALVNQAAAQAAAQQQAWQQAQQAQPPAAAAPAVDRVGQLTALAELKAQGLLTDEEFAAEKARVLSA; translated from the coding sequence ATGCGTCGACGCATGGGGCGCCCGGGTCTGCTGGGCGCGATGGCCCGCACCGCGGTCGTGGCGGGTACGGCCACCGCGGTCTCCGGCAGGATGCAGCGGGGCCAGGCCGAGCGCAGCGCGCAGCAGCAGGCGGCGGCGGACGCCGAGCAGCAGGCCCTCGTCAACCAGGCGGCGGCCCAGGCGGCCGCGCAGCAGCAGGCCTGGCAGCAGGCGCAGCAGGCCCAGCCGCCGGCCGCCGCGGCTCCCGCGGTCGACCGGGTCGGCCAGCTCACGGCGCTGGCCGAACTGAAGGCCCAGGGCCTGCTCACCGACGAGGAGTTCGCGGCGGAGAAGGCCCGGGTCCTGAGCGCCTGA
- a CDS encoding DUF6325 family protein yields MPAGAALTAESIGPVDVAVVSFDGNRFNGDVAPALRELQESGVVRILDLTFVRKERDGAVSVVELADSEVADQFERVLGEEFDLLSDEDLETVAQGLAPESSALVVVWENAWATRLASAVRESNGQVLFMERIPRDGVERAVAALTEK; encoded by the coding sequence ATGCCTGCTGGTGCAGCACTCACGGCCGAATCGATCGGCCCGGTGGACGTCGCCGTGGTCAGCTTCGACGGCAACCGGTTCAACGGCGATGTCGCCCCGGCCCTGCGCGAGCTCCAGGAGAGCGGAGTGGTGCGCATCCTCGACCTCACCTTCGTCCGCAAGGAGCGGGACGGCGCGGTGTCCGTGGTGGAGCTCGCCGACTCCGAGGTGGCCGATCAGTTCGAGCGGGTCCTCGGCGAGGAGTTCGACCTGCTGAGCGACGAGGACCTGGAGACCGTGGCGCAGGGCCTCGCCCCGGAGTCCTCCGCGCTCGTGGTGGTGTGGGAGAACGCCTGGGCCACGCGCCTGGCCTCGGCGGTACGGGAATCCAACGGGCAGGTGCTCTTCATGGAACGCATTCCACGGGACGGCGTCGAACGGGCCGTCGCCGCACTGACCGAGAAGTAG
- a CDS encoding TerD family protein encodes MTPGSNLPLNAVRVTVDVAAPVRLDVSALLLGADGKVRSDADFIFFNQPSGPGVTYRSGGGTAPDSITVDTAAVPPGIERIVITASPDAAGQSFQGIEPTATVRDAGSGAVISSFTPPQLGTETALVVVEVYQRGGVWKVRAVGQGYANGLAGIATDFGVSVEEEPAPAAAAPAPVAPPVPPAPPAPPAAPPTYAASPWLTSGAPGATPAPAPVAPAPVAPAPVAAAAAAPGAGKINLDKGRVSLQKNQTVSLVKGGRPLLSQVKMGLGWEPAFRGRDIDLDASVIAYGPQRNHIDSCYFGKLSILGGSVKHSGDNLTGEGAGDDEVIVVDLGRLPADATGLVFTVNSFSGQKFTEVAKAYCRLIDAATNEELVRFDLTSAEPQTGVMMAKLIKQFSGEWEMTAMGEFVKSRTVRGMVKPAAQAL; translated from the coding sequence ATGACCCCTGGTTCCAACCTGCCGCTCAATGCCGTCCGCGTGACGGTCGACGTGGCTGCCCCGGTGCGGCTCGACGTGTCCGCGCTGCTCCTCGGCGCCGACGGCAAGGTGCGTTCCGACGCCGATTTCATCTTCTTCAACCAGCCGTCCGGCCCCGGCGTCACCTACCGCTCGGGCGGCGGCACGGCACCGGACTCGATCACCGTGGACACCGCCGCGGTCCCGCCCGGCATCGAGCGGATCGTCATCACCGCCAGCCCGGACGCCGCGGGCCAGTCCTTCCAGGGCATCGAGCCCACCGCCACCGTCCGGGACGCCGGCAGCGGAGCGGTGATCTCCTCCTTCACCCCGCCGCAGCTCGGCACGGAGACCGCCCTGGTGGTCGTCGAGGTCTACCAGCGCGGCGGCGTGTGGAAGGTGCGCGCGGTCGGCCAGGGGTACGCGAACGGCCTCGCCGGCATCGCGACCGACTTCGGCGTCTCGGTGGAGGAGGAGCCGGCTCCGGCGGCAGCCGCCCCGGCCCCCGTCGCCCCGCCCGTACCGCCCGCGCCCCCGGCTCCCCCGGCGGCGCCGCCCACGTACGCGGCCTCGCCCTGGCTCACCAGCGGCGCACCCGGGGCGACCCCGGCACCCGCGCCCGTCGCCCCCGCACCGGTCGCCCCGGCTCCGGTCGCCGCTGCCGCCGCCGCACCCGGCGCCGGGAAGATCAACCTCGACAAGGGCCGGGTCAGCCTCCAGAAGAACCAGACCGTGTCCCTGGTCAAGGGCGGCCGCCCGCTGCTCTCCCAGGTCAAGATGGGCCTCGGCTGGGAGCCCGCGTTCCGCGGCCGGGACATCGACCTCGACGCCTCGGTCATCGCGTACGGCCCGCAGCGCAACCACATCGACAGCTGCTACTTCGGCAAGCTGTCCATCCTCGGCGGATCGGTCAAGCACTCGGGCGACAACCTCACCGGCGAGGGCGCGGGCGACGACGAGGTGATCGTCGTGGACCTCGGCCGGCTGCCCGCGGATGCGACGGGCCTCGTCTTCACGGTCAACTCCTTCTCCGGCCAGAAGTTCACCGAGGTGGCCAAGGCCTACTGCCGCCTCATCGACGCCGCGACCAACGAGGAGCTGGTCCGCTTCGACCTCACGAGCGCCGAGCCGCAGACCGGCGTGATGATGGCCAAGCTGATCAAGCAGTTTTCCGGCGAATGGGAGATGACGGCCATGGGCGAGTTTGTGAAGTCGCGCACAGTGCGGGGCATGGTCAAACCGGCCGCACAGGCACTCTGA
- a CDS encoding alkaline phosphatase PhoX, with amino-acid sequence MPLSRRDFTTRTALAGAGVALTGTVGALATAPGALAADDGALQDADREGQGGHGHGPGYGPLVPDPAGILALPAGFAYRVITHSGVTKLDSGESTPSNHDATAAFEGHRGVTLLVNNHELKGPRTNWTHPVPLTEGLVYDPAAAGGCTVVEVRRGGEVAEWVGISGTSTNCAGGTTPWDTWLTCEENSDLAGKNGMTKDHGYVFEVDPHDRRANLAPKPVKAFGRYDHEAVVIDPRHGHAYLTEDASNPNGLLFRWTPPAGFRHGRGKLRHLADDAGVLAAAKCFDSAGRFVDDLSRATKIGTTYGVDWVPVPDRDARTLAVRKQFGEAAVTRARKLEGMWWADGGAYFVSSYAREESPGAAHDGQVWFYDPKRRTVRLQVLLGVNADPSVEGGYDGPDNITVSPYGGLIIAEDGSGLQHLFGATESGRTYPLARNEMNMGTAEEPEYSEFTGVCFSPDGRTLFANIQDPGIMLAVTGPWRRRR; translated from the coding sequence ATGCCGCTCAGCCGCAGAGACTTCACCACCCGCACCGCACTCGCGGGCGCGGGAGTCGCCCTCACCGGGACGGTCGGCGCACTCGCCACCGCCCCCGGGGCCCTCGCCGCGGACGACGGCGCACTGCAGGACGCAGACCGCGAAGGCCAGGGCGGCCACGGCCACGGCCCCGGCTACGGCCCGCTCGTGCCCGACCCGGCCGGCATCCTGGCCCTCCCCGCCGGATTCGCGTACCGGGTGATCACCCACAGCGGCGTCACGAAGCTCGACTCCGGCGAGAGCACCCCGTCCAACCACGACGCCACGGCCGCCTTCGAGGGCCACCGGGGAGTCACCCTCCTCGTCAACAACCACGAGCTGAAGGGCCCGCGCACGAACTGGACGCACCCCGTCCCGCTCACCGAGGGCCTCGTCTACGACCCGGCCGCGGCCGGCGGCTGCACGGTCGTCGAGGTCCGCCGCGGCGGCGAGGTCGCCGAGTGGGTGGGCATCTCCGGCACGTCGACCAACTGCGCGGGCGGCACCACCCCCTGGGACACCTGGCTGACCTGCGAGGAGAACTCGGACCTCGCCGGCAAGAACGGGATGACCAAGGACCACGGCTACGTCTTCGAGGTCGACCCGCACGACCGCCGCGCCAACCTCGCCCCCAAGCCGGTCAAGGCGTTCGGGCGCTACGACCACGAGGCCGTGGTCATCGACCCGCGCCACGGCCACGCCTACCTCACCGAGGACGCCTCCAACCCGAACGGGCTGCTCTTCCGCTGGACCCCGCCGGCAGGCTTCCGCCATGGGCGCGGCAAGCTCCGTCACCTCGCCGACGACGCCGGTGTGCTGGCGGCCGCCAAGTGCTTCGACAGCGCGGGGCGGTTCGTCGACGACCTCTCGCGGGCGACGAAGATCGGGACCACCTACGGGGTGGACTGGGTGCCGGTCCCGGACCGCGACGCGCGCACCCTGGCGGTGCGCAAGCAGTTCGGCGAGGCGGCCGTGACCCGCGCGCGCAAGCTGGAGGGCATGTGGTGGGCCGACGGCGGCGCGTACTTCGTCTCCTCCTACGCCCGTGAGGAGAGCCCGGGCGCGGCCCACGACGGCCAGGTGTGGTTCTACGACCCCAAGCGCCGCACGGTGCGGCTGCAGGTCCTGCTCGGGGTGAACGCCGATCCGTCGGTGGAAGGCGGGTACGACGGCCCGGACAACATCACGGTCTCCCCGTACGGCGGTCTGATCATCGCCGAGGACGGCTCGGGGCTGCAGCACCTGTTCGGCGCGACCGAGTCGGGGCGCACCTACCCGCTGGCCCGCAACGAGATGAACATGGGGACGGCCGAGGAGCCGGAGTACTCGGAGTTCACGGGCGTCTGCTTCTCGCCGGACGGGCGGACGCTGTTCGCCAACATCCAGGACCCGGGCATCATGCTGGCCGTCACGGGACCGTGGCGGCGCAGGCGCTGA
- a CDS encoding endonuclease/exonuclease/phosphatase family protein codes for MRSSHPRSAAVAALVATALATGLLAGTADAAEGAASADPIRIHDIQGTTRISPLAGKQVADVAGVVTGVRTYGSRGFWIQDPDTDDDDATSEGVFVFTSSVPTVAVGDAVTVSGLVGEYIPGGVASGNQSVTQISKPVVTVVSSGNALPAATAVNEYSVPCAYAPEGDPAAAGSINGLTLEPSRYALDYYESLEGMNIAIGNSRVVGATDPYAELWVTVKGWENNAKRGGTVYGSYDSQNTGRLQIQQLAPLAQQPFPVANVGDKLTGPTEGPLDFNQFGGYTLVARTLGTVKPGTLAPEKTKAQASNELAVATYNVENLDPSDPQEKFDNLAKAVVENLASPDILALEEIQDDNGAKNDGTVSAEATLTKFTTAITAAGGPAYQWRTINPEDKKDGGEPGGNIRQVFLFNPARVSFTERAPGDAVTATGVVKENGKAALTHSPGRIDPANPAWVDSRKPLAGEFVFRGKTVFVIANHFGSKGGDEGLTSSHQPPVRSSEAKRLLQAQAVNGFVKDILAVEKKAAVLVVGDINDFEFSDTTKALEDGGALYAAIKSLPRPERYSYVYQGNAQVLDQILTSPGIKQFSYDSVHINAEFSNQNSDHDPQVVRFRP; via the coding sequence ATGCGCTCCTCGCATCCCCGTTCCGCCGCCGTCGCGGCCCTCGTCGCCACCGCGCTGGCCACCGGCCTGCTCGCGGGCACCGCCGACGCGGCCGAAGGCGCCGCGTCCGCCGATCCGATACGCATCCACGACATCCAGGGCACCACCCGGATATCCCCGCTGGCCGGCAAGCAGGTCGCCGATGTCGCGGGCGTCGTCACGGGCGTTCGTACGTACGGTTCGCGCGGCTTCTGGATCCAGGACCCGGACACGGACGACGACGACGCCACCAGCGAGGGCGTGTTCGTCTTCACCAGCTCGGTCCCGACCGTCGCGGTCGGCGACGCCGTCACGGTCTCCGGCCTGGTCGGCGAGTACATCCCCGGCGGCGTCGCCTCCGGCAACCAGTCGGTCACCCAGATCTCCAAGCCCGTCGTGACCGTGGTCTCCTCCGGCAACGCGCTGCCCGCGGCCACCGCCGTCAACGAGTACTCCGTCCCCTGCGCGTACGCCCCGGAGGGCGACCCGGCCGCAGCCGGCAGCATCAACGGCCTGACCCTGGAGCCCTCGCGCTACGCCCTGGACTACTACGAGTCCCTCGAGGGCATGAACATCGCGATCGGCAACTCGCGCGTGGTCGGCGCCACCGACCCGTACGCCGAGCTGTGGGTCACGGTGAAGGGCTGGGAGAACAACGCCAAGCGCGGTGGCACGGTCTACGGTTCGTACGACTCCCAGAACACCGGCCGCCTCCAGATCCAGCAGCTCGCGCCCCTCGCGCAGCAGCCGTTCCCGGTGGCCAACGTCGGCGACAAGCTGACCGGCCCCACCGAAGGCCCGCTGGACTTCAACCAGTTCGGCGGCTACACCCTGGTGGCCCGCACCCTCGGCACGGTCAAGCCGGGCACCCTCGCCCCGGAGAAGACCAAGGCGCAGGCCTCGAACGAGCTCGCGGTGGCCACGTACAACGTGGAGAACCTCGACCCGTCCGACCCGCAGGAGAAGTTCGACAACCTGGCGAAGGCCGTCGTCGAGAACCTCGCCTCCCCCGACATCCTCGCCCTGGAGGAGATCCAGGACGACAACGGCGCCAAGAACGACGGCACGGTCTCGGCCGAGGCCACGCTGACGAAGTTCACCACGGCCATCACGGCCGCGGGCGGCCCGGCCTACCAGTGGCGAACCATCAACCCGGAGGACAAGAAGGACGGCGGCGAGCCCGGCGGCAACATCCGCCAGGTGTTCCTCTTCAACCCGGCGCGGGTCTCCTTCACCGAGCGCGCCCCGGGCGACGCCGTGACGGCGACCGGCGTGGTCAAGGAGAACGGCAAGGCCGCCCTGACCCATTCCCCGGGCCGGATCGACCCGGCCAACCCGGCGTGGGTGGACAGCCGCAAGCCGCTGGCCGGAGAGTTCGTCTTCCGCGGCAAGACGGTCTTCGTGATCGCCAACCACTTCGGGTCGAAGGGCGGCGACGAGGGCCTGACCTCCTCGCACCAGCCTCCGGTGCGCTCCTCCGAGGCCAAGCGGCTGCTCCAGGCGCAGGCCGTGAACGGCTTCGTGAAGGACATCCTGGCGGTGGAGAAGAAGGCCGCGGTCCTCGTGGTCGGCGACATCAACGACTTCGAGTTCTCGGACACCACGAAGGCGCTGGAAGACGGCGGGGCGCTGTACGCGGCGATCAAGTCGCTGCCGAGGCCGGAGCGCTACTCGTACGTCTACCAGGGCAACGCGCAGGTCCTCGACCAGATCCTGACGAGCCCGGGCATCAAGCAGTTCAGCTACGACAGCGTGCACATCAACGCCGAGTTCTCGAACCAGAACAGCGACCACGACCCGCAGGTCGTGCGCTTCCGCCCGTAG
- a CDS encoding GNAT family N-acetyltransferase, producing the protein MIFRTATRQDLPAVLALLAQDENPDAAAAGTGDPTPEPVSEPISEPVSEAHERAFAAIEADPRNEMLVLEEDGHLVGCLQLTYIPGLGRGGRERALVEAVRIRADRRGGGLGARLMELAADRARERGCGLMQLTSNKRRTAAHRFYERLGYARSHEGFKLPLR; encoded by the coding sequence ATGATCTTCCGTACCGCGACCCGTCAGGACCTGCCCGCCGTACTCGCCCTGCTGGCTCAGGACGAGAACCCGGATGCGGCCGCGGCCGGCACCGGGGATCCGACCCCCGAGCCGGTCTCCGAGCCGATCTCCGAGCCGGTCTCCGAGGCCCACGAGCGGGCCTTCGCGGCGATCGAGGCGGACCCGCGCAACGAAATGCTGGTCCTGGAGGAGGACGGGCACCTCGTCGGCTGCCTGCAGCTGACGTACATCCCGGGTCTGGGCCGGGGCGGGCGGGAGCGGGCCCTCGTGGAGGCCGTACGGATCCGCGCGGACCGGCGGGGCGGGGGGCTCGGGGCCCGCCTGATGGAGCTGGCGGCGGACCGGGCCCGCGAGCGCGGCTGCGGCCTGATGCAGCTCACCAGCAACAAGCGGCGCACCGCCGCGCACCGCTTCTACGAGCGGCTGGGCTACGCCCGGAGCCACGAGGGCTTCAAGCTGCCGCTGCGCTAG
- the dapD gene encoding 2,3,4,5-tetrahydropyridine-2,6-dicarboxylate N-succinyltransferase, giving the protein MTATRTTGAVAAGLATITADGTVLDTWFPAPQLVAEPGPAGTERLTAEQAVELLGATAPKAIRQDAVRGVEVVAVRTVIASLEDKPLDAHDAYLRLHLLSHRLVKPHGQNLDGVFGLLANVAWTSLGPVAIDQVETVRLNARAEGLHLQVTSIDKFPRMTDYVVPKGVRIADADRVRLGAHLAEGTTVMHEGFVNFNAGTLGTSMVEGRISAGVVVGDGSDIGGGASTMGTLSGGGKQIISIGERTLIGAEAGVGIALGDECVVEAGLYVTAGTRVTLPDGQVVKALELSGANNILFRRNSVSGAVEARPYKAAWGGLNEVLHSHN; this is encoded by the coding sequence ATGACTGCTACGCGTACCACCGGCGCCGTCGCCGCCGGACTTGCCACCATCACCGCCGACGGCACCGTCCTCGACACCTGGTTCCCCGCCCCCCAGCTGGTCGCCGAGCCCGGCCCGGCCGGCACCGAGCGCCTCACCGCCGAACAGGCCGTGGAGCTGCTGGGCGCCACCGCGCCCAAGGCGATCCGCCAGGACGCGGTCCGCGGCGTCGAGGTCGTAGCCGTCCGCACCGTGATCGCCTCCCTGGAGGACAAGCCGCTGGACGCGCACGACGCGTACCTGCGCCTGCACCTGCTCAGCCACCGCCTGGTCAAGCCGCACGGCCAGAACCTGGACGGCGTCTTCGGCCTGCTGGCCAACGTCGCCTGGACCTCGCTGGGCCCGGTCGCGATCGACCAGGTCGAGACGGTCCGCCTGAACGCGCGCGCCGAGGGCCTGCACCTCCAGGTCACCTCGATCGACAAGTTCCCGCGGATGACGGACTACGTCGTCCCCAAGGGCGTGCGCATCGCCGACGCCGACCGGGTCCGCCTCGGCGCGCACCTCGCCGAGGGCACCACCGTCATGCACGAGGGCTTCGTCAACTTCAACGCCGGCACCCTGGGCACCTCCATGGTCGAGGGCCGGATCTCCGCGGGCGTCGTGGTCGGCGACGGCTCCGACATCGGCGGCGGCGCGTCCACCATGGGCACCCTGTCGGGCGGCGGCAAGCAGATCATCTCGATCGGCGAGCGCACCCTGATCGGCGCCGAGGCGGGCGTCGGCATCGCGCTGGGCGACGAGTGCGTCGTCGAGGCGGGCCTGTACGTGACCGCGGGCACCCGCGTCACCCTGCCGGACGGCCAGGTCGTCAAGGCCCTGGAGCTCTCGGGCGCCAACAACATCCTCTTCCGCCGCAACTCGGTCTCCGGCGCCGTTGAGGCCCGCCCGTACAAGGCGGCCTGGGGCGGCCTGAACGAGGTCCTCCACAGCCACAACTGA
- a CDS encoding MFS transporter, protein MQGFKDVPRVVWLLAAGILVNAVVSFTFVFVFLYLTGPRGLGAAQAGLIVGIGGVGLVAGNFTGGWYGDRFGHRRVLLTASALGGIALVVLPAVSTGLLALVLPLAQYASGVIRAANSALVAVTVPEGSRRQAFALTRFMSNAGFAVGSPVGALIATGLSYDWLFVADGLGTLFFALWTARVVPARAATAPPAAPDGGLGRGGLWRELRARPAVLVLLGAILVIDTVYRQHYTTFPVVLADHGLDTRAYGLLIAVNGGVIMLLEIPAALALRKRSPLHIIGTGLVLVGGGYAMLALGVGVLTAVTMMVLLTLGEILYKTTATAYVADESPEHAIGRFQSLYAGVSVSGVVLAAPLGGALYDAAPGLLWPLCAVLGAAAGGTVLVMGSRGARRRVRPAHETGSRPRAVAG, encoded by the coding sequence CTGCAGGGATTCAAGGACGTACCGAGGGTCGTGTGGCTGCTGGCTGCGGGGATCCTCGTCAACGCCGTCGTCAGCTTCACCTTCGTCTTCGTCTTCCTCTACCTGACCGGCCCGCGCGGCCTCGGCGCCGCCCAGGCCGGTCTGATCGTCGGCATCGGCGGCGTCGGACTGGTCGCCGGGAACTTCACCGGCGGCTGGTACGGCGACCGCTTCGGCCACCGCCGGGTGCTGCTCACCGCCTCCGCGCTCGGCGGAATCGCCCTGGTCGTCCTGCCGGCGGTCTCCACCGGCCTGCTGGCCCTCGTCCTGCCGCTCGCGCAGTACGCCTCGGGGGTGATCCGCGCCGCCAACTCCGCGCTGGTCGCGGTCACCGTGCCGGAAGGCTCCCGGCGCCAGGCCTTCGCGCTCACCCGCTTCATGTCCAACGCCGGCTTCGCGGTGGGCTCACCCGTCGGGGCCCTCATCGCGACCGGGCTCTCGTACGACTGGCTCTTCGTCGCGGACGGCCTCGGCACCCTCTTCTTCGCCCTCTGGACCGCCCGGGTCGTCCCGGCCAGGGCAGCCACCGCACCCCCCGCGGCCCCGGACGGGGGTCTGGGCCGCGGGGGCCTGTGGCGCGAGCTGCGCGCGCGGCCGGCCGTACTCGTCCTGCTCGGCGCGATCCTGGTCATCGACACCGTCTACCGGCAGCACTACACGACCTTTCCGGTCGTGCTGGCCGACCACGGTCTGGACACCCGCGCCTACGGACTGCTCATCGCGGTCAACGGCGGTGTGATCATGCTCCTGGAGATCCCCGCCGCCCTCGCCCTGCGCAAGCGCTCCCCGCTGCACATCATCGGCACCGGGCTCGTGCTGGTGGGCGGCGGCTACGCGATGCTGGCGCTCGGAGTGGGCGTCCTCACCGCCGTCACGATGATGGTGCTGCTCACCCTCGGCGAGATCCTCTACAAGACCACCGCCACGGCGTACGTCGCGGACGAGTCGCCCGAGCACGCCATCGGCCGGTTCCAGAGCCTCTACGCGGGCGTCTCCGTCAGCGGTGTGGTCCTCGCCGCGCCCCTCGGCGGAGCCCTGTACGACGCCGCGCCGGGCCTGCTGTGGCCGCTGTGCGCGGTCCTCGGCGCAGCCGCCGGCGGGACCGTCCTGGTCATGGGTTCGCGCGGGGCCCGGCGACGCGTGCGCCCGGCACATGAGACCGGTTCGCGACCGCGGGCCGTCGCCGGTTAG